Proteins from a genomic interval of Chanos chanos chromosome 3, fChaCha1.1, whole genome shotgun sequence:
- the xrcc2 gene encoding DNA repair protein XRCC2 yields the protein MTENGAQLFARLKGRQSLKDIEPCIFPEDGGPSQGDVVEFHGTEGTGKTETLYHLVTQCILPAQCGGLEVEVIFIDTDYHFDMLRLVTVLEGRLSDSMEKRAEENETEEKVRSCLHRLSVVHCSSSVQLLFTLHYLENSFCCQPSLCLLVIDSISAFYWVDRSNGGESITRQEANLRKCVELLDRFRRDYGVAVFASTHAIMRNYTAASDATSECMTRSAVDFDKPYLCRAWQRIVTHRLLFSKRY from the exons ATGACTGAAAATGGGGCTCAA CTATTTGCTAGACTCAAAGGGCGACAGTCACTGAAGGATATCGAACCGTGTATTTTTCCTGAAGATGGTGGTCCATCTCAAG GGGACGTGGTTGAGTTCCATGGAACAGAGGGCACTGGGAAGACAGAGACTCTGTACCACCTGGTGACCCAGTGTATCCTCCCAGCACAATGTGGTGGCCTGGAAGTGGAGGTCATATTCATAGATACAGACTACCACTTCGATATGCTCAGGCTGGTGACGGTCCTCGAGGGTCGATTGTCTGACAGCATGgagaaaagagcagaggagaatgaGACTGAGGAGAAAGTGCGTTCCTGTCTCCACAGGCTCTCTGTGGTTCATTGTTCAAGCTCTGTTCAGCTCCTGTTTACACTTCACTACCTGGAGAACTCCTTCTGCTGCCAACCCTCACTTTGTCTGCTTGTCATAGACAGCATCTCAGCTTTCTACTGGGTGGACCGCAGCAACGGTGGGGAAAGTATTACACGTCAGGAAGCAAATCTGAGGAAGTGTGTTGAACTGTTGGACAGATTCCGCAGGGACTATGGTGTTGCAGTGTTTGCCTCAACTCATGCAATCATGAGAAATTACACAGCAGCATCTGATGCAACATCTGAA TGTATGACCCGCAGTGCGGTGGATTTTGACAAGCCTTACCTGTGCAGAGCGTGGCAGAGGATAGTGACCCATAGACTGCTCTTTTCTAAAA GGTATTAA
- the actr3b gene encoding actin-related protein 3B: MAAHLPPCVIDCGTGYTKIGYAGNTEPQFIMPSCIAIRETASVGDQAQRRLMRGVDDLDFFIGDEAIDKPNYATKWPIRHGIIEDWDLMEKFMEQVIFKYLRAEPEDHSFLMTEPPLNTPENREYLAEIMFETFNVPGLYIAVQAVLALAASWTSRQVGERTLTGIVIDSGDGVTHAIPVAEGYVIGSCIKHIPIAGRDITYFIQQLLREREVGIPPEQSLETAKAVKERYCYICPDIVKEFTKYDTDPGKWIKKYKGINAINKSEFHIDVGYERFLGPEIFFHPEFANPDFMQPISDVVDEVIQNCPIDVRRPLYKNIVLSGGSTMFRDFGRRLQRDLKRVVDARLKLSEELSGGRIKPKPMEVQVITHHMQRYAVWFGGSMLASTPEFFQVCHTKKDYEEYGPSICRHNPVFGIMS, translated from the exons ATGGCAGCTCATCTACCTCCTTGCGTGATTGACTGCGGGACAGG ATACACTAAAATTGGATATGCTGGAAACACTGAGCCACAGTTTATCATGCCATCCT GCATTGCCATCAGAGAAACAGCCAGTGTGGGAGACCAGGCTCAAAGGCGTCTAATGCGTGGGGTGGATGACCTGGATTTCTTCATAGGAGATGAAGCCATTGATAAACCTAACTATGCAACCAAG TGGCCAATCAGACATGGGATAATTGAAGATTGGGATTTGATGGAGAAGTTCATGGAGCAAGTTATATTTAAATATCTACGGGCTGAACCAGAGGATCATAGCTTCCTCATG acagagCCTCCGTTGAACACTCCAGAGAACAGGGAATATTTGGCTGAGATCATGTTTGAGACCTTCAATGTCCCAGGGCTGTATATTGCTGTTCAG GCTGTTTTAGCCCTGGCAGCATCGTGGACCTCTAGACAAGTGGGCGAGCGCACGTTAACAGGAATTGTCATTGACAGTGGAGATGGAGTTACTCATGCTATACCAGTG GCAGAGGGTTATGTTATTGGAAGCTGCATAAAGCACATCCCTATTGCGGGCAGAGACATCACCTACTTTATTCAGCaactcctcagagagagagaagtagggaTTCCACCTGAACAGTCACTAGAGACAGCCAAAGCAGTCAAG gaacGATACTGCTACATCTGCCCAGACATTGTAAAGGAGTTTACTAAATATGACACTGACCCTGGCAAGTGGATCAAAAAGTATAAGGGCATCAATGCTATCAACAAAAGTGAATTTCACATTGACGTAGGATATGAACGTTTTCTTGGACCAGAGATATTCTTTCACCCAGAG TTTGCCAACCCAGATTTCATGCAGCCCATTTCAGACGTAGTGGATGAAGTGATTCAGAACTGTCCAATAGATGTCAGAAGACCTCTTTACAAG AATATAGTCCTGTCTGGAGGATCCACTATGTTCCGGGACTTTGGCCGGCGACTGCAGAGAGACCTCAAACGTGTGGTGGATGCTAGACTCAAGCTAAGTGAGGAGCTGAGTGGGGGCAGAATAAAG CCCAAGCCCATGGAAGTCCAGGTGATAACTCATCATATGCAGCGTTATGCAGTTTGGTTTGGAGGATCCATGTTGGCATCAACG CCTGAATTCTTTCAAGTGTGCCACACTAAGAAGGACTATGAGGAGTATGGTCCCAGTATCTGTCGCCACAACCCAGTCTTTGGCATCATGTCGTAG